From the genome of Neisseria sp. oral taxon 014 str. F0314:
ATTTATCCCTTTATCAAACCAATCCATTAAAAAACAATCAGGCGGAAATTGTACATGATAATAATCAATTAACTTACTCCGATGCGTTATTTACCGGCTGCCGTCATTCCCGCGCAGGCGGGAATCCAGACCTGTCGGCACAGAAATCTGTCGGGAAAAAAGTTTCCTAAATTCTACGTTCTGGATTCCCGCCTGCGCGGGAATGACGGGGCTAAATAAACTGCTGTATCAAAAGTTAAATTATCCGCAATATACCAAAGCTACCCCTTTCCGCCGCCGGAGCGGAAAACCGGTTCGGTATCCGTCGGGCTTGGGAAAAGGCCGTCTGAAAATCTGTTTTCAGACGGCCTCTCTTTATCCTCAAACCATCAAAACAGTTTTCTGACTTCCGCTTCGATGTCGTCGGCGCGCATGAAGGTTTCGCCGATAAGGAAGGTGTGCACGCCGCGGGCGCGCATGTAGCCGACGTCGTCTTTGTTGCGGATGCCGCTTTCGGTTACGACGGTTTTGCCTGCGAGGTCGGGCAGCAAATCCAGGGTTTGTTGCAGGCTGACTTCGAAGGTGCGCAGGTTGCGGTTGTTGACGCCCCAAAGCGGGGTGGTCAGGTTGCGGCATTTTTCGAGTTCGCCGCGCTCGTGCAGCTCGAGCAGGACGGTCATGTTCAGGCTGTGCGCGGTTTGTTCGAAGCGTTCGAGCCGTTCGGCGTCAAGGGCGGCGGCGATAAGCAGGATGGCGTCGGCGCCCCAGGCGCGCGCCTGATAGACCTGATATTCGTCGATGATGAAGTCTTTGCGCAATACGGGCAGGCCGACGGCGGCCTTAACTTGTTTCAGGTATTCGGGCGAGCCTTGGAAATAGGGTTCGTCGGTCAGCACCGACAGGCACGCCGCACCTGCGTTTTCGTAGGCGGCGGCGATGGCGGCGGGACGGAAGTCGGCGCGTATCAGCCCTTTGCTCGGGCTGGCTTTTTTAATCTCGGCAATCACGGCGGGCAGGCCCTGCGCGTGTTTGGCGCGGATGGCGCCGATGAAGTCGCGCACGGGCGCGGCGGCCTGCGCCTGCCGTTTGATTTCTTCCGCGGAAACGGCGGCTTTCTGGGCGGCGACTTCTTCTGCTTTGGTAGCGAGGATTTTATTGAGGATGTCGGTCATGGCTGGCTTTCGGTTTGACTGTTTTTCAGACGGCCTATCTTACATTTGCGGCGCGGCGAGGTAAAGGCGGCGGCTTTTCAGACGGCCTCTCGGCCGTGCGTTTCGAAATAATGCAGCACGGTTTCGGGCATCCATTCGATGTTTAACCGGCCGCCCGATTTATTGACGAATCCGACGTGCCCGCCGTATGGCGGTTGCAGCAGCGTTACGGCATCGGACACTTCCGCCGCCGTCGGCAGGGCTTCGGGCGGGAGGAACGGGTCGCTGACGGCGTTGAGCAATAGCAGCGGCGTGCGCACCGAGCGCAGCAGGGGTTTGCACGAGGCGCGGCGGTAGTAGTCGTGCCGGTCGGTAAAACCGTGCAACGGCGCGGTAAACAGGTCGTCGAAGCCGCCCAGCGTTTTGCAGTTTTTCAAGGGGGAGGCCGTCTGAAAATGCGGGAAGGCTTCGGCCTTGGGCACCAGCGAACGGAGGAAATAGCGGGTGTAGAGCAGGCGCGTCATGCCGCGGTCGAAGCGCGTGCCGGCGGCGGTCAAATCCACGGGCGCGGACACGGCCGCCGCCGCGCGCGGTACGGCGGCCGCGCCCTCTTCGCCCAGATATTTCGCCAGCGCGTTGCCGCCGAGCGACACGCCTGCGGCGTAAATGCGCGGATAGCGCGCCGCCAGTGTTTCCAGCATAAAGCCGATTTCACGCGTATCGCCCGAATGGTAGAACACGGGCGCGGTGTTGGCGATGCCGCCGCAGCCGCGGAAGTGGGCGACCACGCCGTGCCAGCCCCTGCGTTGCACGGCCTTCATCATTTCCACGGCGTAATGGCTCATGCTGCCGCCTTCCAGCCCGTGAAACAACACTACCAGCGGCGCGTCGGGGCGGGCGGCGTCGACGAAATCATAGGCAATCTGCGTTTTGCCGGTGCTGTCGGGCAGCAGCTCGCGGCGGTAGGCGGGCGGTGCGGATTGCAGCAGCTTGGCGAAAATGGTTTCGGCATTGCCGTTGTGCAGCCAAAACGGCGTATCGGGCAGGTTTATGTTCATTTTTCAGCAACCGTTCGGATGAACCGCTATTGCGGACGGCGCCGTTCCCGACCATGCCGAAATGCAACACTCCGGTGCGGGCCGGACGGCGGAATACCGCTGCGTAAAGAAATCATTAATTTTACCAAATGTTTCGTAAATCGTTGCAGCATAAAGATTAATTTCATATCAGCATTATAATTTATGCAATATTCGTTCTTAATAATATTCTTATTGATACTAATTGCTTTTTTCTCACTGGAAAAACAGGTAAACCCTGCTGAAACAAGGCGGCAAAGACATTATGCTTTTTGCAGAACAAACCGCGGCCGTCTTTTTTCAGACGGCCTACAAACCAACGGGACGCCCGTCCCATACATTCGGAGTCATTGCTATGTCAGTATTTTTCTTCAACATCATCCTGTTTATCGGCATCTCTTCGCTCGTTTCGCTGGCGGCATTGTGGTGGTACGAACACGATTTGTAACGGAATGTCCTGATTCAATATCCTGAGGCCGTCTGAAAAGTTTTCAGACGGCCTCCGCCTTATCGGGGGCACTGTTCCGATATTACTCGGCCCGCACCTTTCTGACCACCACGGTATCGGCAAATTCGTCAGGCATGGTACGACCGCCCTCGGTAAAAATCATCCGTTTCGCATTCAGCCAGACAAACAAAAATCCCGCGAGTCCCTGTCCGCCTTCGCCGAAAACCATACCGGCCGCCGTAATCATAATGAGCGCTTTGAGCGGCCAGAAAAATTCGCGCATCATCACGACATCCCAAAAATCCGCAGGCGATCCGTCGGATTTGACGACGACGATGCCCATTATCCTTTTGCCCAGCGACTGCCCGTCCCATCCCATGCTGTAAAGCTGGGCGACGATATACGCAAAGACGACAATCAGCAAAACAGAACCCTCGTCGGGTCCCCTCACCCAACCCGAAGATTGATGGTTTTCTAATAAATATGCACTATATTTGTCCCTTATCTCAGCAATCCCTAACAGCGACGGGGCAAATACCAGTACGTTAAACACGGTATTCAAAACAAATGCCGTCAGCCTGCGCCAAAGCGGGGCGTAAACAAGGTTTTCCGGAACCGCCGGAGTCTGTACCGCACCGTTCCCGTCGGTTTCGATCAAATGATTTTCACTCAATGTCTGTACTTCCTGCTATTTGGGTGACTTTTTTTAGACCGAGGCCGTCTGAAAAGTTTCAGACGGCCTCTCGGTGCGGAACGGATTAAAGCGCGGGCGGCAACCGTATTTATTTCGTTTCCGAGCGCTTGAAATGATGCGGGCGGAAACCTAAAGCCGCCAGCGAGGCGAAATACAGGCCTCCGCCGATAAAAATCAAGACAAACAGTTGACCCGCCTTGCGCAGGCCGCCCGCGTGCTGCCAGTCCATCGGCAGCCAGTATTGCGCCGCCAGCAGGCCGCCGCCCATCACGGCAAGGGCGGCCAGCAGTTTGACGGAAAACGGCCGCCAGCCCTCGCCGGGCAGGTAAATGCCGTGTTTGCGCAGCAGCGTGAACAGCAGCCCCGCGTTCAGGCACGCGCCCAGCCCGACGGAAAGCGACAGGCCGACATGTTTGAGCGGGCCGACGAAGGCAAGGTTCATCAACTGCGTTACCACCAGCGTGAACACGGCAATCTTCACCGGCGTGCGGATGTTTTGCTGCGCGTAAAAAGCGGGCGCGAGCACTTTGACGGTAATCTGCCCGACCACGCAGAACGAGCAGGCCGCCAGCGCGTTGCGGGTCATGACCGCATCGTGGTAGGTAAAGCCCTTGCTCATAAACAGCGTGCTGATCAGCGGCAGCGACAGCACCGCCAAAGCCAGCGCGGCGGGTGCGGCCAGCAGGAAACACAGCCGCAGCCCCCAGTCGAGCAGCTTGGAAAACTCTTCGGGATTGCGCCCGCCCGCGTGTTTCGACAGCGTCGGCAGCAGAATCGTACCGAGCGCCACGCCCAGCACGCCGGTCGGCAGTTCGGTCATACGGTCGGCGTAATACATCCATGTGATGCTGCCGCTTTGCAGGTAGGACGCGAAAATCGTGCTGATAACCAGCGAAACCTGCGCCACGCTCGCAGCGAAAATCGACGGAATCATCAGTTTGATGACGCGGTTTACCGCCGAATTGCGGAAATCCAGTTTCGGCAGCTTCAAAAAGCCCTGTTTTGCCAGCCACGGCAGTTGGAACACCAACTGCAACACGCCGCCGATAAACACCGCCCACGCCAGCGCGGTAATCGGCGGGTCGAAATACGGCACGAAAAACAGGGCGGCCACGATGAATGATATGTTCAGCAGCACGGGCGTGAAGGCGGGAATCTGGAATTTGTGGTAGGTATTGAGTATCGAACCGACGAAAGACGAAAGCGAAATCAGCAGGATATAGGGGAACATAATCCGCAGCAGGTCGGCGGCCAGCGCCAGCTTGTCGGGATTTTTGCCGAATCCGGTCGCCGTCGCACGGATAATCCACGGTGCGGCCAGCACGCCGACGGCGGTAACGACGGTCAGCGCAAACGTCAGCATCCCCGCCACATACTGCACAAATTCCCGCGTCGCCTCCGGCGACTTCGTCTGGCGGTATTCCGCCAAAACGGGGACGAACGCCTGCGAAAACGCGCCTTCGGCAAAAATCCGCCGCAGCAGGTTCGGCAGCTTGAACGCGGTCAGAAACGCGTCCGTCGCATCGCCCGCGCCAAACACCCGCGCAATAATCATATCGCGCACGAATCCGAGTATGCGCGACACCATCGTCAGGCTGCCGAGCTTCGCCAAAGCACCAAGTAGATTCATAAAAAAACCGTTGTCGAAAATTTGCTAAGGGGCCGTCTGAAACGGGGTTTCAGCGGAAGGGACGGAGCCGCGGCCCCGAAAACAGCGCGTATTGTACTCCAGTGCGCCGCGGCAATTCAAAGACAGACGGTTTTTTCCGGCGGTGCGAGCAGGTGGGCTATACCACCACATTCTGCGGCCGCCCTGCCGCAAAGCGGTTGATGTTTTCCAGCAGAATGGCAAACAGCCGGTTCCGCGCTTCCTCGCTGCCCCAGGCCATATGCGGCGTAACGATTAAATTGGGCAGGCGGGCTTTGAGCAGCGGGTTGCCGTTGCGCGGCGGCTCCTCGGTTAGAACGTCGAAACCCGCGCCGCCGATTCGGCCGTATTTCAGCGCGGCAACCAAAGCCTGCTCGTCCACCAGGCCGCCGCGCCCGCAGTTAATCAACACCGCGCCGGGCTTCATGCGCTGCAATTCCGTTTCGCCTATCATGTTGGCCGTTTGCGGCGTGAGCGGGCAGTGCAGCGAAACGGCGTCTGCCGTTTGGATGGCCTCGTCGAAGGAAACGTAGCCTTCGCGAACGTTTTCGGCGTGTTTGTGTTCGCCGAACACCACGTTCATGCCGAAGGCGCGCGCATAGCCCGCCAGCGTTTTGCCGATATTGCCGCGCCCGAATACGGCCAGCGTCTTGCCGTGCAAATCGCGCATCGGCGCGCCGAAATGGCAGAAAAACGGCGATTGCTCCCATATGCCGGCGGCGATGTCGCGCTGATAAGCCGGCAGGTTGCGCATCAGCGCAATCATCAGCATAAAGGCGTGTTCCGCCACCGATTCGTTGCCGTAGGCGCGGATGTTGCACACGGTAACGCCTGCGGCTTTGGCGGCGGCGGTGTCCACGTTGTTCACACCCGTTGCCGCCACCGCAATCAGCCTGAGCTGCGGATTGGCGGCGATGTGTTCCGCCGTGATGACGACTTTGTTGGTAACGACGACATCCGCTCCTGCGATTCGGGCGGCGGTTTCTTCCGGCCGTGTTGACGGATATTCGGCCACCTCGGCGGGGAAATCGAAAGCAAACGGCTCCGGCGCCAGCGTGGCACGGTCGAGCACGGCGATTTTCCAAATTTTCACGGTTTCTCCTGTTTTTCAATATGACCAAACCTGTCGCGCACCGGCAGGCTGGATTTGATTATAGCCATCGGCAGACAATAAGCGAAAGGCCGTCTGAAAATTCTGTTTCAGACGGCCTTTTATCGGTTGACACGGACTAACCGTGTCAAAGCTACTTCGTATCGAAGCAATAATTGCCGCGAGGATCACCGAAATCGCTCTCGCAGACAGTCTTCACCATCCCGCGTTTGGGCGTTTCCCCCCAGCCGTTCAGCCAATCCCAAAACGAAGCGGCCTGCACGTTGACACTGGCGGCCATCGCTACGGCCAGAAACAATGCGGATACTTTTCTCATCGTTCACTCCTTAAGTAAAAATTAAGCAAATCAAATATATATCAAAGGCAAAAAAACCAAAACATACGTTTTACCGACACATGAACCGTGCAAAAAGTTCCTAAACGGACAAAACCTTATTCTGCGGCGTCTTTGCCGATGCCTTTATCCAGCCCTTGCGTCAGACCGTTGATGTCGCCGCCGTTCAGGCCCAATTCTTTCAAGAGGCCGTCAACCAGCGGGGCTTGGCTGCGGTAGCGCAGGGCGCTGTTGACTATTTGGTCGGCAAGGCTGGCTTGTGTGGTTTGGCCGTCCGACACGCCTTCGGAGCCGTTGGCAGCACCGCTGAATCCGCCCAAGCCGTTGACTTGCAGAATCTTGATGTCGTCGATGTTTTCCATCGGGCGCACGGATTCGCGGATGATGTCGGGCAGGTGTTTCAACAGGGCGAGGCGCACTTGCATTTCGACTTGCTCGACGCTCAGGACGTTGGCGGCTTCGTTCACGGCGCGGGTACCTTCGGCATCGACTTTGTATTGCTGCTCTTGCGCTTGTGCCAGCAGGACTTTGGCATCGGCTTCACCTTTGGCTTGCAGGCGTTGTTTCTCGGCTTCGGCTTCGGCGGCGATGCGCACGGCTTCGGCGCGGTCTTGCGCGGCCTGTTTCTCGGCTTCGGCGGCGACGGTGAGCGAAATCGCGTCTTTTTGTGCGGCTTCTTCGGCGGCAATCAGTTCGACGGCTTTGGCACGTTCGGCGCGTTCGGTTTCGCGCACGGTAATCACGCTCTCTTCTTCACGCACGGCAGCGGCGCGGGCTTTGTCGGCCTCGGCTTTGGCTTCGGATTCGGCACGCGATTTCTCGGCAACGGCGATGGCGCGGTCTTGTTCGGCAAGCTCGATGGCTTTGCGGCGCTCAACCTCCGCCTGCTCGACGGCTTGGGCTTTGCGGATGTCTTCGTTTTTAATGTCGCGTTCGGCGGCGATGCGTTTCAAATCCACTTCGCGTTCGGCAGCGATTTTGGCTTCTTCCGCCTCGCGTTTTTT
Proteins encoded in this window:
- the murJ gene encoding murein biosynthesis integral membrane protein MurJ is translated as MNLLGALAKLGSLTMVSRILGFVRDMIIARVFGAGDATDAFLTAFKLPNLLRRIFAEGAFSQAFVPVLAEYRQTKSPEATREFVQYVAGMLTFALTVVTAVGVLAAPWIIRATATGFGKNPDKLALAADLLRIMFPYILLISLSSFVGSILNTYHKFQIPAFTPVLLNISFIVAALFFVPYFDPPITALAWAVFIGGVLQLVFQLPWLAKQGFLKLPKLDFRNSAVNRVIKLMIPSIFAASVAQVSLVISTIFASYLQSGSITWMYYADRMTELPTGVLGVALGTILLPTLSKHAGGRNPEEFSKLLDWGLRLCFLLAAPAALALAVLSLPLISTLFMSKGFTYHDAVMTRNALAACSFCVVGQITVKVLAPAFYAQQNIRTPVKIAVFTLVVTQLMNLAFVGPLKHVGLSLSVGLGACLNAGLLFTLLRKHGIYLPGEGWRPFSVKLLAALAVMGGGLLAAQYWLPMDWQHAGGLRKAGQLFVLIFIGGGLYFASLAALGFRPHHFKRSETK
- a CDS encoding flotillin family protein — protein: MNLVSIGIIAGVILVALFVLGLILTRLYRRASKEVSFVRTGFGGEKVIMNGGAMVLPVLHEIIPVNMNTLRLEVRRAAQQALITRDRMRVDVMAEFYVRVKPSAESIATAAQTLGMKTMSPDELKDLVEGKFVDALRAVAAEMAMEELHEKRVDFVQKVQQVVSEDLFKNGLELETVSLTGLDQTSFEFFNPQNAFDAEGLTKLTETIEGRRKKRNEIEQDTDLAIKTKNLEAEQQRLKISREEEYAKLEQEREIAVRRAEQEASIAEQEAQKKREAEEAKIAAEREVDLKRIAAERDIKNEDIRKAQAVEQAEVERRKAIELAEQDRAIAVAEKSRAESEAKAEADKARAAAVREEESVITVRETERAERAKAVELIAAEEAAQKDAISLTVAAEAEKQAAQDRAEAVRIAAEAEAEKQRLQAKGEADAKVLLAQAQEQQYKVDAEGTRAVNEAANVLSVEQVEMQVRLALLKHLPDIIRESVRPMENIDDIKILQVNGLGGFSGAANGSEGVSDGQTTQASLADQIVNSALRYRSQAPLVDGLLKELGLNGGDINGLTQGLDKGIGKDAAE
- a CDS encoding D-2-hydroxyacid dehydrogenase, with product MKIWKIAVLDRATLAPEPFAFDFPAEVAEYPSTRPEETAARIAGADVVVTNKVVITAEHIAANPQLRLIAVAATGVNNVDTAAAKAAGVTVCNIRAYGNESVAEHAFMLMIALMRNLPAYQRDIAAGIWEQSPFFCHFGAPMRDLHGKTLAVFGRGNIGKTLAGYARAFGMNVVFGEHKHAENVREGYVSFDEAIQTADAVSLHCPLTPQTANMIGETELQRMKPGAVLINCGRGGLVDEQALVAALKYGRIGGAGFDVLTEEPPRNGNPLLKARLPNLIVTPHMAWGSEEARNRLFAILLENINRFAAGRPQNVVV
- a CDS encoding alpha/beta fold hydrolase; the protein is MNINLPDTPFWLHNGNAETIFAKLLQSAPPAYRRELLPDSTGKTQIAYDFVDAARPDAPLVVLFHGLEGGSMSHYAVEMMKAVQRRGWHGVVAHFRGCGGIANTAPVFYHSGDTREIGFMLETLAARYPRIYAAGVSLGGNALAKYLGEEGAAAVPRAAAAVSAPVDLTAAGTRFDRGMTRLLYTRYFLRSLVPKAEAFPHFQTASPLKNCKTLGGFDDLFTAPLHGFTDRHDYYRRASCKPLLRSVRTPLLLLNAVSDPFLPPEALPTAAEVSDAVTLLQPPYGGHVGFVNKSGGRLNIEWMPETVLHYFETHGREAV
- a CDS encoding RDD family protein, with the protein product MSENHLIETDGNGAVQTPAVPENLVYAPLWRRLTAFVLNTVFNVLVFAPSLLGIAEIRDKYSAYLLENHQSSGWVRGPDEGSVLLIVVFAYIVAQLYSMGWDGQSLGKRIMGIVVVKSDGSPADFWDVVMMREFFWPLKALIMITAAGMVFGEGGQGLAGFLFVWLNAKRMIFTEGGRTMPDEFADTVVVRKVRAE
- the trpC gene encoding indole-3-glycerol phosphate synthase TrpC, producing MTDILNKILATKAEEVAAQKAAVSAEEIKRQAQAAAPVRDFIGAIRAKHAQGLPAVIAEIKKASPSKGLIRADFRPAAIAAAYENAGAACLSVLTDEPYFQGSPEYLKQVKAAVGLPVLRKDFIIDEYQVYQARAWGADAILLIAAALDAERLERFEQTAHSLNMTVLLELHERGELEKCRNLTTPLWGVNNRNLRTFEVSLQQTLDLLPDLAGKTVVTESGIRNKDDVGYMRARGVHTFLIGETFMRADDIEAEVRKLF